The Micromonospora siamensis genome contains the following window.
GTCGGAAGAGCTGGGCTACCCCGACCTGGAGACCCTGCTGGTGGCGGTCTTCGACCGGACGGCCGAGCCGGACACCGTCGTACGCCAGCTCATCGACCTGGTGGACAACCGCCGGTGACCGGTGCTCGGGGCGGACGCCTGCGGGCCGGCCCCGGCCACTAGCCTGGTGTCATGATCCCCCGCTCCCGCGCCACCGGTCGGGCCGTCGCGTACCAGCTCTTCTACCGGCTGCCGGTGCCGGTCCGCCGCCGCCTGGTGCGGCTGGCCGTGCCGAAGTACGTGGTCGGGGCGGTGACCCTGGTCCGTGACTCCGAGGCCACCGGGGCCGGTCGACTGTTGCTGCTGCGCCAGCCGCCCGGCCACAGCTGGACGCTCCCCGCCGGGCTGCTCCAGCGGGGTGAGGAACCGGTGGTGGGCGCCGCCCGGGAGCTGTTCGAGGAGAGCGGCATCCGACTCTCCCCGGACCGGCTGCGTCCGGCCACCCCGAACGCGGTGGTACACGCGAAGGGCTGGGTGGACGTGGTCTTCGAGGCGGAGGTGCCGGCGGCGACGACCGAGCTGGTGATCGACGGCGCGGAGGTGTTCGAGGCGGCCTGGCATCCGCTGGACGACCTGCCCCGGCTCAGCCGTGCCACCGCCCGGCTGCTCGGCATGTACGGCATCGGCCCGCAGGCCGGCCAGCTGCCGCCCCCCGGCGGCCCGGCCGCGTGAACACCTCCGGGCCCGACGTGACGGCCGACGGGGCATCGTCGGGCCGACGGGCCGACGTTCCGGTCGACGAGGCGTCGTCGGGCCGACGGCCCGACGGGTCGGCCGGAGTCCTGGCCGGCCCCGGCTGGCGGGCCGCCGTGCCGGTGTGCGCGGTGGTACTGGCCGCGGGTGAGGGCACCCGGCTGCGCCCGCTGACCGAGCGGCTACCCAAGGCGCTCTGCCCGGTCGGGAACGTGCCGCTGCTCGACCGGGCCCTGCACCGGCTGGCCGGGCTGGGCCTCACCGGGCCGGCCCAGGTCGCGGTGAACG
Protein-coding sequences here:
- a CDS encoding NUDIX hydrolase produces the protein MIPRSRATGRAVAYQLFYRLPVPVRRRLVRLAVPKYVVGAVTLVRDSEATGAGRLLLLRQPPGHSWTLPAGLLQRGEEPVVGAARELFEESGIRLSPDRLRPATPNAVVHAKGWVDVVFEAEVPAATTELVIDGAEVFEAAWHPLDDLPRLSRATARLLGMYGIGPQAGQLPPPGGPAA